One Dromiciops gliroides isolate mDroGli1 chromosome 3, mDroGli1.pri, whole genome shotgun sequence DNA segment encodes these proteins:
- the LOC122750119 gene encoding olfactory receptor 51I2-like gives MNFLQSHDNSSFFQPSAFLLIGIPGLEAVHGWISIPFCSMYTLALTGNFLILLAVRRTPSLHQPMYYFLSMLSLTDLGLTLCTLPTTLAVLWFDYRRIAFDACLVQMFFLHSFSVVESSVLLAMSFDRFVAISNPLRYASVLTNSVIGRIGMAIVTRATVSLFPVPFLLKRLNFCPEKVQLSHSFCFHADMMKRACADITVNILYGLYVVLSTGFVDSLLIALSYGLILYTVMGLASPQERIRALNTCVSHILAVLVFYIPGVGVSIIHRFGRHAPPIVHALVAYVYLIVPPVLNPIIYSVKSKHIREALIKLLKREGQG, from the coding sequence ATGAACTTTCTCCAATCCCATGACAACAGCTCCTTCTTCCAACCATCAGCTTTCCTGCTGATTGGCATTCCAGGACTGGAAGCTGTGCATGGATGGATTTCTATTCCCTTCTGTTCCATGTATACTCTGGCTCTCACAGGCAACTTCCTGATCCTGCTAGCTGTGAGAAGGACTCCCAGTCTGCACCAGCCCATGTATTACTTCCTGTCCATGCTGTCTCTCACTGACTTGGGACTCACTTTGTGCACACTTCCCACCACCCTGGCTGTGCTTTGGTTTGACTATCGCCGCATAGCCTTTGATGCCTGCCTGGTCCAGATGtttttcctccattctttctctgtgGTGGAATCTTCAGTGCTTCTGGCTATGTCCTTTGACCGCTTTGTGGCCATCTCTAATCCCCTGAGGTATGCATCTGTCCTTACCAACAGTGTCATTGGCAGGATTGGAATGGCTATTGTGACCCGTGCCACTGTTTCTCTCTTCCCTGTGCCTTTCCTGCTGAAGAGGCTGAACTTCTGCCCTGAGAAAGTCCAACTTTCCCACTCATTCTGTTTCCATGCTGACATGATGAAGAGGGCCTGTGCTGACATCACTGTCAACATCCTATATGGGCTCTATGTGGTTCTGTCCACAGGATTTGTGGATTCCTTGCTAATTGCCCTCTCCTATGGACTCATCTTGTACACAGTTATGGGGTTAGCATCTCCCCAAGAACGAATCAGGGCTCTCAACACCTGTGTCTCCCATATACTAGCTGTGTTGGTGTTCTATATCCCTGGTGTTGGAGTGTCCATTATCCACCGCTTTGGTAGGCATGCACCCCCAATTGTGCATGCCCTTGTTGCCTATGTCTATTTGATTGTTCCCCCTGTGCTCAACCCTATCATCTACAGTGTCAAGTCAAAGCACATTCGGGAGGCACTGATCAAGTTGTTAAAGAGGGAGGGTCAGGGTTGA
- the LOC122748020 gene encoding olfactory receptor 51M1-like — protein sequence MSTHNHTYSGVLTFLLPSLPGPGGPGLLTILGLTYSATLLGNGLILLTICANTYLHQPQFLLLALLATTDLGLALSMLPTILDALWLSVPTISRDVCLLQMCCLYAISTGQSSVLLAMALDRWLAVCHPLYYLAFFTPSRLAWTSLAFILRATIPLLPTPLLISSCSAHNLSLPFCFPTEVLQLSCKGLSWTYPAVSMLITASMDIVLIAISYCLVLWEVLKRVSPAGQHKALRTFSAHLCALLAFYGPLFASVLFPKSLPGSLASLGLLASPALHPLVYGIQSHRLRHGLFGVLGCPLTSRVASRPKRPHS from the coding sequence ATGTCTACCCACAACCATACTTACTCTGGTGTACTGACCTTCCTCCTGCCCAGCCTCCCAGGGCCAGGAGGCCCAGGACTCCTCACCATCCTTGGTTTGACCTATAGTGCCACTCTTCTGGGAAATGGTCTAATCCTTCTTACCATCTGTGCCAACACCTACCTGCACCAACCTCAGTTCTTGCTCCTGGCTCTGTTGGCTACTACAGACCTGGGTCTGGCCCTTTCTATGTTGCCCACAATCCTGGATGCTCTGTGGCTCTCAGTCCCTACTATCTCTAGGGATGTATGCCTCCTCCAGATGTGCTGCCTCTATGCCATCTCCACTGGGCAGTCCTCTGTGCTGCTGGCCATGGCCTTGGACCGTTGGTTAGCTGTGTGTCATCCTCTCTACTATTTGGCCTTCTTCACCCCCAGCCGCCTTGCCTGGACCAGTCTGGCTTTCATCCTTCGGGCTACCATCCCACTACTACCCACGCCTTTGTTGATATCCTCCTGTAGCGCTCATAATCTGTCCCTCCCTTTCTGCTTCCCAACAGAAGTGCTGCAGCTTTCCTGTAAAGGGCTCAGCTGGACCTACCCAGCTGTGTCTATGCTCATTACAGCCAGTATGGATATAGTCCTCATTGCCATCTCCTATTGTTTGGTCCTCTGGGAAGTGTTGAAGAGGGTATCTCCTGCTGGGCAGCACAAAGCCCTGAGAACGTTTTCTGCCCACCTCTGTGCCCTCCTTGCTTTTTATGGACCTCTTTTTGCTTCAGTCCTATTCCCTAAATCACTTCCAGGAAGCCTTGCCTCTCTTGGCCTTCTTGCATCCCCTGCTCTCCATCCCCTTGTCTATGGTATACAGTCTCATCGGCTCCGGCATGGGCTGTTTGGTGTCCTTGGTTGTCCCTTAACTTCAAGGGTTGCCTCCAGGCCAAAGAGGCCACATTCCTAG